One candidate division WOR-1 bacterium RIFOXYB2_FULL_36_35 genomic window, TTTTTAACCCTATCAGCTAAACTGGTAAGCGCCACTTCATCAATTTTGTTGTAATCTTGAAGAGATGTGATTCCATCAACTGTTTTTAGAGATGCAATTAGTTCTTCAGTTGATTTTGGTTTATGTAATTCTTCTAAAGAATTAAGTAAACTGTCTATCGATTCTTTTTCTGTGACTGTTTTTATATTAAAAGATATTAATTTGAAGTTTAACATTATATTTATTTATTATCTTAATTTTCCAAGAGGAATTTCAGTCGGAAGAATAATATATTTTGTTTCACTTCTAATTTGGTACTATAATATGGTAGAATTATTTAAGTTAAAGATATGACCTGGAGAAGGGATTAAATTTTGACAGATTATTTTATAGAATTAAAAAAATTGCTTGTACAGCCGATTTTGTTTTTTACAAAAATGCCTGAGGGGGAATGGTATGAAGGGGCGGTAACATTTGTAGGAATTACCTCGATGATTTTGTCTTTGCTTGCGACTTTTGTTGTTTTTATAACTCAATATTTTCCAATAGGAGGAACCCTTTTAGAAGAAGTTTCTGGCTTTAAAATATTAATTGTTTCTCCCATTGTTTTTGTTTTAATTTTTGTTTTTTTTGTTATAACTTTTTCTTCTTTTTTTATCTTTTTTCTTGCGGCTATTTTAGCAATGTTTTCTTTTCTTGGTGTTTTAATTTTTTGGGGAGGAAATATTTTAGGGGGGAAGGGAGCTTTTATAAAAGATATTAAGGCGTCTTTTTATTCTTCAGGTGTTACCTTGGTCCTTGCAGCGCCGATTATCTTTGTTCTTTTAGTAAAAAATGGGGCTATGGACTTTACAAATTTTAGAATAGGGTATAATATGATATACGGTTTTACTGTCTTATTCCTCTATGGCTTACAAGCTATCATAGCCCGTAAAGTCCATGGGCTTAGAAAGTGGAAAGCATTTATTGTAGCGCTTTTACCTTTCTTGTTTTTGATTATTGTGGGTATTTTGGTGGATAAAATAGTTTTGACCAAGATCAGTCCATGGATTACCTAGAAATATAAACATTTGTTTTTTTATTATTGAGAGGAGTTTATGTAATGAGTAAAGATTTGTTTGAAGTAAGATGGCATGGTAGGGGGGGGCAGGGAGCTAAAACTGCTTCACTTTTATTTGGGGATGCTGCTTTGGATTCTGGCATGTATATTCAAGCTTTTCCCGAGTATGGACCTGAAAGAATGGGAGCGCCTGTCGCTTCTTTTAACCGTTTATCCAAAAAGCCTATAAATGTTCATTGTTCTATAAGTAGTCCGGATTTGGTTGTAGTTTTAGATCCCACTTTAATGGGGAAAGTTGATGTGACAGATGGCCTGCTTGAAAATGGAAATTTAATTGTAAATACATCGTTAACCGCAGAAGAGGTTAGTAAAAATCTTAATAACAAAAACAAAATCAATGTTTTTGTCGTGGATGCGTCAGGAATTTCAAAAACTGAAATTGGGCAAGATATACCAAATACTCCTATGTTGGGAGCTATGCTTAAAGTTTCGGGGCTACTTGACTTTGACAAAACAATAAAAGGGATTGAATTAAAATTAAAAAAGAAGTTTGCCAATAAACCGGAAATAATAGAAGGAAACATTAAGGCTATTAAGCGTGCTTATGAGGAGGTAACATCTTAAAGTGAGTAAAAAATTATTAGGAGTTAAAGAACTTCAAATGGGTGATGTTTTGGACGCTGGAACTGCTATTCAATTTGAAACGGGTGATTGGAGATCAAGAAGACCTGTTTTTCATAAAGATATATGTATTGATTGCAAAAGATGTTGGTTGTATTGTCCTGACATTGCGATTCTTTTAGATGAAAATAAAAAAGTTTCAGGCATAGATTATAAACATTGCAAAGGCTGTGGCATCTGTTCATATGAATGCCCCACAAAACCAGAAAAGGCAATAACCTTGGAAAAGGAAGTGAAATAAATGACAGTTGCAGCAAAAACCGGAAATGAAGCAATGGCTGAGGCCATGAGACAAATAAACCCTGATGTAGTAGCCGCATATCCTATTACGCCAGCAACTGAAATTGTTATGATTTTTGCGCAATTTTTGGCGGACGGGCTTGTTGACACAGAATATGTTCCTGTAGAATCGGAGCATTCTGCTATGTCTGCTTGTTTGGGGGCGGCTGCGGCTGGGGCTCGTGTTATGACGGGGACATCTTCTCAAGGGCTTGCTTTAATGTATGAAATTTTACCTATTGTATCGGCGCTTAGACTTCCAGTTGTTATGTGTGAGGTTAATCGAGCTTTATCTGGTCCTATTAATATTCATTGTGACCATTCAGATACAATGTCAGCCAGAGATTTTGGCTGGATACAGATTTTTGCTGAAAATTCACAGGAAGGTTATGACGGAACAATTCAAGCTATAAAAATAGCGGAAAAAGCTTCTCTTCCTACAATGGTTACAACTGACGGTTTTATTATAAGCCATTGTATGGAGAAGATAGAAATGCTTGAAGATAAAGATGTTAAAAATTTTATCGGAGAGTATAAATTAAATAAATCTGTTTTGGATATAAATGCGCCAACAACAAGAGGAGCCCTTGATCTTCAAGATTATTATTTTGAACACCGTTATCAAACGGCGGAGGCTATGACGGCTTCTAAAAATATAATTCTTGAGGTTGCAAAAGAATTTGGTGATAAGTTTGGCAGGCAGTATGGGGTTATAGAAGAGTATAAAATGGAGGATGCGGAAAGAGTTATCATTGCTTTGGGATCAACCTGCGGAACTACCAAAGTTGTTGTTGATGAGCTAAGGGATAAGGGAGAAAAGGTTGGCTTGTTAAAGATTAGGGTTTTTAGGCCGTTTCCCGCGGAGGAAATAGCAAAAGCGCTATCAAAAGCCTTGGTTGTTGCTGTTTTGGACAGGTCTGATTCTTACTCAGGACAAG contains:
- the porA gene encoding pyruvate ferredoxin oxidoreductase, giving the protein MTVAAKTGNEAMAEAMRQINPDVVAAYPITPATEIVMIFAQFLADGLVDTEYVPVESEHSAMSACLGAAAAGARVMTGTSSQGLALMYEILPIVSALRLPVVMCEVNRALSGPINIHCDHSDTMSARDFGWIQIFAENSQEGYDGTIQAIKIAEKASLPTMVTTDGFIISHCMEKIEMLEDKDVKNFIGEYKLNKSVLDINAPTTRGALDLQDYYFEHRYQTAEAMTASKNIILEVAKEFGDKFGRQYGVIEEYKMEDAERVIIALGSTCGTTKVVVDELRDKGEKVGLLKIRVFRPFPAEEIAKALSKALVVAVLDRSDSYSGQGSPVYTEVLSALFNSPSKPKVVNYVYGLGGRDINTNDIKSVFENLKKVEDLKDKNYLGVRM
- a CDS encoding pyruvate synthase, which codes for MSKDLFEVRWHGRGGQGAKTASLLFGDAALDSGMYIQAFPEYGPERMGAPVASFNRLSKKPINVHCSISSPDLVVVLDPTLMGKVDVTDGLLENGNLIVNTSLTAEEVSKNLNNKNKINVFVVDASGISKTEIGQDIPNTPMLGAMLKVSGLLDFDKTIKGIELKLKKKFANKPEIIEGNIKAIKRAYEEVTS